A genomic stretch from Budorcas taxicolor isolate Tak-1 chromosome 15, Takin1.1, whole genome shotgun sequence includes:
- the LOC128060807 gene encoding olfactory receptor 4P4-like has translation MKRPMYFFLSYLSLADLCYTSTVTPKLITDLLAAKKTISYNGCMTQLFTMHFFGGIKVFILTGMAYDRYVAICKPLQYTLIMTRQKCVAMIAASCTGGFLHSFGQFLLAIFVPYCGPNEIDHYFCDVYPLLKLACTDAARIGLLVIANSGLMGQVTFVVLLISCAVILYSVRSYSVENRRRALSTCSSHITAVVLFFAPLFFIYI, from the coding sequence ATGAAGCGGCCCATGTATTTCTTTCTGAGTTACCTCTCCCTTGCAGATCTTTGTTACACCTCCACTGTGACCCCCAAGTTGATCACAGACTTGCTGGCAGCAAAGAAGACCATATCCTACAACGGCTGCATGACACAGCTCTTCACCATGCATTTCTTTGGGGGGATCAAGGTCTTCATCCTCACGgggatggcctatgaccgctatgtggccatctgcaagcctctGCAGTACACTCTGATCATGACCAGACAGAAGTGCGTGGCCATGATCGCTGCTTCCTGCACTGGGGGGTTCCTGCATTCCTTTGGTCagtttctcctggccatctttgTACCCTACTGTGGCCCCAACGAAATAGACCATTACTTCTGCGATGTGTATCCGTTGCTGAAACTGGCCTGCACTGACGCCGCCAGAATCGGTCTCCTTGTCATCGCCAATTCGGGCCTCATGGGCCAGGTGACGTTTGTGGTCTTGTTGATATCCTGCGCTGTGATCTTGTACTCTGTCAGGTCCTACTCTGTGGAGAATCGCCGCAGAGCTCTCTCCACCTGCAGTTCCCACATCACTGCAGTGGTTCTCTTTTTCGCTCCTTTATTCTTCATTTACATTTGA
- the LOC128059950 gene encoding olfactory receptor 1165-like has translation MVLSEGNQSSVTMLILLGFSEYPCLQAPLFLVFLTIYTVTLVGNLGIIVVIRTSPKLHTPMYFFLSHLSFLDICSSSVFTPKLLGILLVEDRVISFKGCMAQFFFGCAFVITEMSMLAVMAYDRFVAVCNPLLYTAAMSPKLCSLLVAGTYTWGGMCSWTIICSLLELSFCGSNVIHHFGCEYSAIISVSCSDTHFSQLMCFLISTLNEVCSLLIILTSYAFIVVTIIKMPSAAGLRKAFSTCASHLTAITIFHGTVLFLYCVPNSKSSWLLVKVATVFFTVMIPMLNPLIYSLRNKDVKETIKRILNSALYSLSQILAISSKKAIMRNKFIDQSFS, from the exons ATGGTACTGAGTGAAGGAAATCAGAGCTCTGTGACCATGTTGATCCTCTTGGGCTTCTCAGAATACCCATGCCTCCAGGCACCCCTTTTCCTGGTGTTCTTGACCATTTACACAGTCACTCTTGTGGGGAACCTTGGCATAATTGTGGTCATAAGGACCAGTCCCAAACTCCACACacccatgtatttttttctcagccATCTCTCCTTTTTGGATATTTGCTCTTCCAGCGTATTTACACCCAAACTCCTAGGTATTTTGCTTGTGGAAGACAGAGTTATCTCTTTCAAAGGATGCATGGCACagtttttctttggctgtgcatTTGTGATTACGGAGATGTCCATGCTAGCAGTCATGGCCTATGACCGGTTTGTGGCTGTTTGTAACCCCCTGCTCTACACAGCTGCTATGTCTCCTAAGCTCTGCAGCCTCCTGGTCGCTGGGACTTACACGTGGGGTGGAATGTGTTCCTGGACAATCATATGTTCTCTTTTGGAGCTGTCCTTCTGTGGTTCTAACGTCATACATCACTTTGGCTGTGAGTATTCTGCCATCATCTCTGTTTCCTGTTCTGACACCCATTTCAGTCAACTGATGTGTTTCCTCATTTCTACACTAAATGAGGTATGTAGCCTCCTGATTATCCTCACGTCCTATGCTTTCATAGTTGTCACAATCATTAAGATGCCTTCAGCTGCTGGACTCCGAaaagccttctccacctgtgccTCCCATCTGACTGCCATCACCATTTTCCATGGGACTGTTCTGTTCCTTTATTGTGTACCCAACTCCAAAAGCTCATGGCTCCTCGTCAAAGTAGCCACTGTGTTTTTTACTGTCATGATTCCTATGCTGAACCCTCTTATCTATAGCCTTAGGAATAAAGATGTGAAAGAGACA ATTAAGAGGATACTTAATAGTGCATTATATTCACTTAGTCAGATTTTAGCAATCAGTTCAAAGAAAGctattatgagaaataaatttatagatCAATCTTTCTCATGA
- the LOC128059952 gene encoding olfactory receptor 1165-like: protein MASEAVVMDERNQSAGITFILSGFSEYPQLQVPLFLAFFTVYTVSVVGNLGMIVTIRINPKLHTPMYFFLSHLSFLDFCYSSITTPKLLEILVVDRRTISYVGCMMQFFFGCTLVITEMFMLAVMAYDRFVAVCNPLLYTVAMSPKLCSLLVAGTYMWGGSCSLTITCSLLELSFCGSNVIHHFGCEYSAIVSASCSDSHFSQMICFIISTLNEVCSLLIIFASYIFIIVTIIKMPSAGGLRKAFSTCASHLTTITIFHGVILLLYCVPNSRSSWLFIKVATVLYTVVIPMLNPLIYSLRNNDVKETIRKLVNTKMFSHPM, encoded by the exons ATGGCTTCTG AAGCTGTAGTGATGGATGAGAGAAATCAGAGTGCTGGAATCACCTTCATCCTCTCGGGCTTCTCCGAATACCCGCAGCTCCAGGTGCCCCTGTTCCTGGCCTTCTTCACCGTCTACACCGTCTCTGTGGTGGGGAACCTGGGTATGATTGTGACCATCAGAATCAACCCCAAActtcacacccccatgtacttctttctcagccatctctcctttcttgatttttgtTACTCTTCTATAACCACACCTAAACTCTTAGAGATCTTGGTTGTGGACAGAAGGACTATCTCCTATGTGGGTTGCATGATGCAATTCTTCTTTGGTTGCACACTTGTGATTACGGAGATGTTCATGTTAgcagtgatggcctatgaccggtTTGTAGCTGTTTGTAACCCCCTGCTCTACACAGTTGCTATGTCTCCTAAGCTCTGCAGCCTCCTAGTCGCTGGAACCTACATGTGGGGTGGATCGTGTTCCTTGACAATCACCTGTTCTCTTTTGGAGCTGTCCTTCTGCGGTTCTAACGTCATACATCACTTTGGCTGTGAGTATTCTGCCATTGTCTCTGCCTCTTGCTCTGACTCTCACTTCAGTCAGATGATATGTTTTATCATTTCTACTCTCAACGAGGTGTGTAGCCTCCTGATTATCTTCGCCTCCTATATTTTCATAATTGTCACAATCATCAAGATGCCTTCAGCTGGTGGACTCCGAaaagccttctccacctgtgccTCCCACCTGACCACCATCACCATTTTCCATGGGGTCATCCTTCTTCTCTACTGTGTACCCAACTCCAGAAGCTCATGGCTCTTCATCAAAGTAGCCACTGTGCTTTACACAGTAGTGATCCCCATGCTAAATCCCCTTATCTACAGCCTTAGAAATAATGATGTGAAGGAGACCATCAGAAAATTAGTCAATACCAAAATGTTTTCTCACCCAATGTAA
- the LOC128059953 gene encoding olfactory receptor 5D13-like has product MLLSEGNQSFIPTFILLGFSEYPELQVPLFLVFLSVYTVTVMGNLGMIIVIKVNSKLHTIMYFFLSHLSFVDFCFSTVVTPKLLENLVVEDRTISFSGCIAQFCFACLFGVAETFMLAAMAYDRFVAVCSPLLYTTAMSPKRCALLVAGSYSWGVVCSVTLTYFLLALSYCKSSTINNFICDHSVIVSVSCSDPYITQMLCSIIAIFNEASSLVIILMSYIFIFITVMGMPSASGRWKTFSTCASHLTAISIFHGTILFLFCIPNPQTSWLTVKVTSVFYTVMIPMLNPLIYSLRNKEVKNTFTRLIFTKPLCYYA; this is encoded by the coding sequence ATGCTGCTATCAGAAGGAAACCAGAGTTTCATACCCACATTTATTCTCCTGGGTTTCTCAGAATATCCAGAACTCCAGGTCCCACTCTTCCTTGTTTTCTTGTCTGTCTACACAGTCACTGTGATGGGGAATTTAGGCATGATCATAGTCATCAAGGTCAATTCAAAACTCCACACGATCATGTACTTTTTCCTTAGTCACTTGTCCTTTGTCGATTTCTGTTTTTCTACTGTAGTTACACCCAAACTGTTGGAGAATTTGGTTGTGGAGGACagaaccatctctttctctggctGCATTGCACAGTTTTGTTTCGCTTGCCTGTTTGGTGTAGCAGAAACGTTCATGTTAGCAGcaatggcctatgaccgctttgTGGCCGTCTGCAGCCCCTTGCTCTATACCACTGCGATGTCTCCGAAGCGCTGTGCTCTCTTGGTGGCTGGCTCTTACTCATGGGGTGTAGTGTGCTCCGTGACACTCACGTATTTCCTTCTTGCATTATCCTACTGCAAGTCTAGCACCATAAATAATTTTATCTGTGACCACTCTGTAATTGTTTCTGTCTCCTGCTCAGATCCCTATATCACTCAGATGTTATGTTCTATTATTGCAATATTCAATGAGGCGAGCAGCCTGGTGATTATTCTGATGtcctatatattcatttttatcactGTTATGGGGATGCCTTCTGCAAGTGGGCGCTGGAAAACCTTCTCCACCTGTGCTTCCCACCTGACAGCCATCAGCATCTTCCATGGAAccatccttttccttttctgcattCCTAACCCCCAAACTTCTTGGCTCACAGTCAAAGTGACTTCTGTGTTTTACACAGTAATGATTCCTATGCTGAACCCCTTGATCTACAGCTTGAGgaacaaagaagtaaaaaatacatTCACAAGATTAATTTTCACAAAACCACTTTGTTACTATgcatag